In the Actinomycetes bacterium genome, GATGACGCCGCTTCTGGTTCAGATTTTCGGCCGATCGTCCGAGGCGTCGAACCCCCAGCCTACGCCCGAGGGCGACGACCCGGTGGGGTTCGTCCTCGCGAGGAACCTAGCGCGGCGGCACCTGACGAAGGGGCAACGCGCAACGGCCGCCGCGCGAGTGGTGACGCTGACCAGAAACCGGTCACTCCGCGAGGTGGCTACCGGTCAGGACTTCGGTCGAGAGCGGGTGCGTCGAAGGGCGGCTCATCAACGAGCTGGTCCGCCTCGATGGTCTCGGTGCGGTCGTCGGTGTAGGTGATCAGGTACGTGGATGAACAAGGGCGAGCGCGTGGTGAGCCCGAAGCTGCACACCCGGCCCGTGGGGGAGGTCGAGGTCATCGAGGCCATCACCTCTCCGAGCAGGCCCAGAAGGCGGAGCAGCCCGCGGCGACCGATTCCGTAGCTCCGGTGGTCGAGGAGCCGAAGGGGGCGGAGCCGAAGCGCCCTCGGGGTGGCCGGCGGAAGGAGACGGCGGGCGCCTGACGGTTCCCATGACGCGGCCCGGGTCGGCAGTGCGGCATGCCGGCCCGGGCCGCTTTGTTCACGTCGTCCTACAGCGCCGTTGACCCGGCCAGGGTGGTGCCCGTCCGGACCAGCGTCGGGGTGCCGAGGTTCGCCGGCTACGCCCTCGAGGAGTGGCCCAGCGTGTACCCCTGGGGCCTGCTGGACGTGTCCGAGGAACAGTTGTTCCGACGCAGATACCGCCATCGGCTCCATCGGCAGACACCCCGGATCCTGGCCGAGCTGGCCCAGCTGCTGGACCGCTACGACGGCTGGCCGCTGGCCCTCTGCTGCTTCGAGGCGGACCCGGCCGCGTGCCACCGCTCCATCCTGGCCAGGTGGCTCCGGGAGAAGGGGGCGGCGGTCGAGGAGGCGAAATAACGCGAATGTGTATACGGCTCCCGCCCGTGGGGAGGGGGCACCTGTAGTACACGCAGCGGCCGGGGCGCGACTGACATCGCCCCCGGCCCGGCACCGAAGGAGTGAGCTTCGATGCAGGAGAAGTCTCAGCACGTGCGCGTGCTGTCCGTCAACGGCCTCGGCGTGGCCGAGCGCGAGACCCTGATCCAGGCTGGCGTGCAGCTGGGCCCGGTCCGGACCGTGAACCTCACCGATGGCCAATGGGTCCGGACGACGACCATGGACCACATCCCCACCGCGGAGGAACTGGCCCGGCTCGAAACGGCGTCACGTGCAGCACGTTCCGGTCACGCCCGGTCTCAGGACGCGGGTCTGCCATCTCCCGATGACCGGTGGGAAGACCTCGAAACCGAACGGATGCTCGAGGAGCGGGCGTTCGACGTCGGGGAGGACGACATCCAGCCGCGGGGGGTGGACCGGTGAGCGACCTCCGGGAGCGGCTGGGAGCCGACTTCCCACCACCCGTCATCCTCGAGCAGGGGCAGAGCTTCGTGGGGACCTACGAGCGGCTGGAACGCGGCTTCGCGGAGCACCGCGGGCAGACCTGGGTCATGGTCCTCCGCGGCGAAGACGGAGAGCTGCACTCCCTCTGGCTCCTCCACCAGGCCCTGTTGAACGGCCTGAAGCGCCTGCAACCGAAACCCGGCGAGATGGTCGGTGTCCACAAGTTGGGCAAGCGCAAGAGCGCCACCGGCTCGGACTACGTCGACTGGCGGGTCCTCGTGGACCGGCAGCCCCCGGGCTGGGACGAGGTCGACCCGGCGGACGGTGAGCCATGACCGACCCCAAGGAGGTCACCCGGGACGCGTTCGTGGCCGACGTGGAGCGGGTCGGGGAGCTGCTGGCGATGCTGACCGCCGACGCGCTGATCCTGGACATCAAGGTGCCCGGGATCGTCATCCAGCTCACCGGGGAACTCGACCGGTGGGCCAAGTCCCTCCGCTGACCGAAGGCCTGGGTGCGTGCGAGGCACCCGGGCCGTTGTGTGGGCGATGTGATACGAACACTGCAAGGAGGAACGATGCGCGGCACAGTGGTGAAACGCGGCAAGACCTGGTCGATCGTGTACGACGAGGGCACCGACCCGGTCACCAGGAAACGGCGGCAGCGGTGGAACGGCGGCTTCCCCACCCGGAAGACGCCGACGCGGCGCTCCGCAAGGCGCTGCACCAGCTCGACCAGGGCACGTACGTGACGCCGGGGAAGAAGACGCTCCGGGAGTGGCTCGAGGACGACTGGCTCCCCGCCGTGAAGCGGCAGAAGCGGGCCACGACCGCCGCGATGTACGGGCACTTCGCCAGGTCCTACGTCATCCCGACGCTCGGGAGCGTGGCGTTGCAGGAGCTGACCCCAAGCCACCTCGACCGGCTCTACACCCGCCTCCTCGACCACGGCAGCAGGGATGGCGGGCCGCTCGCGCCGAACACCGTCCGCCGTGTCCACACGCTCGTCCACAAGGCCCTCGACGACGCGGTCCGAAAGGGCGAAGGTGACCCGCAACGTCGCCAGCTACGCCGATCAGCCGCCCGTCCCCCGACACGAGATGCAGGTCTGGTGGCCGGAGCAGACCCAAGCGTTCCTCGAGCACGTCACGCAGGACCGGCTCGCCGCGGCGTGGCTGCTGTTCTGCACGACCGGGATGCGACGAAGCGAGGTCTGCGGGCTCAAGTGGACAGCGGTCGACCTCGACCAGGGGCGGCTCGAGGTCGTCCGGGCGCTGGTGATGGTCGGCCGCAAGCCCGTCCTTGTCGAGGACACCAACAGCGCGCGTCGAGCCGGCGGGCGATCGACCTGGACCCGGCCACCGTCGCCGCGCTCAAGGCGCACCGGGCCCGGCAGCTCCAAGAGCGCCTGGCGTTCGGGGAGGCGTGGACCGACACCGGGCTGGTGTTCACCCGCGAGGACGGGGTGTTCCTCCGACCCGAGCGGGTCTCGAAGCGGTTCCAGACCCTCGCCGCCGACGCGGGACTCCCCCGGATCCGCCTGCACGA is a window encoding:
- a CDS encoding DUF488 family protein produces the protein MPARAALFTSSYSAVDPARVVPVRTSVGVPRFAGYALEEWPSVYPWGLLDVSEEQLFRRRYRHRLHRQTPRILAELAQLLDRYDGWPLALCCFEADPAACHRSILARWLREKGAAVEEAK
- a CDS encoding tyrosine-type recombinase/integrase; amino-acid sequence: MERRLPHPEDADAALRKALHQLDQGTYVTPGKKTLREWLEDDWLPAVKRQKRATTAAMYGHFARSYVIPTLGSVALQELTPSHLDRLYTRLLDHGSRDGGPLAPNTVRRVHTLVHKALDDAVRKGEGDPQRRQLRRSAARPPTRDAGLVAGADPSVPRARHAGPARRGVAAVLHDRDATKRGLRAQVDSGRPRPGAARGRPGAGDGRPQARPCRGHQQRASSRRAIDLDPATVAALKAHRARQLQERLAFGEAWTDTGLVFTREDGVFLRPERVSKRFQTLAADAGLPRIRLHDLRHSDASAALEAGAKVEVLSKRLGHSKISITQDIYLHVRETADREVADTVARAILGPPVSTLLAAPPPGLASGGAVLHLPTSQGYPRAQMQPGHHSHSIVPGGLEVTS